Sequence from the Piscinibacter sp. HJYY11 genome:
CCCAGATGTACATCGAGGCCTTGGGGCATTCCACGTCCCACCCGGCTTCGCGCAGGCCTTTTACCAGCACGTCGCGCCGCTTCTGGTACTGCAGCGCGATGTCCTTCACGCATTGCTGGTCGCCTTCGAGCGCTGCGATGGCGGCCACCTGCAAGGGCGTGAAGGTTCCGTAGTCGTGGTAGCTCTTGATGCGCGCGAGCGCGGCCACCAGCTCGCGGTTGCCCACCATGAAGCCGACCCGCCAGCCGGCCATGTTGTAGCTCTTGCTCAAGGTGAAGAACTCGACCGCGATGTCCTTCGCACCCGACACCTGCATGATCGACGGCGCCTTCCAGCCGTCGAACACGATGTCGGCGTACGCGAGGTCGTGCACGACGAAGATGTCGTGCTTCTTCGCGAGCGCGATCACGCGCTCGAAGAAGTCGAGCTCGACGCACTGGGCCGTCGGGTTGGACGGGAAGCCCAGCACCATCATCTTGGGCTTGGGGTAGCTGCCGCGGATGGCGCGCTCCAGCTCGGCGAAGAAATCGACGCCGGGCACCAGCGGCACCGAGCGGATGTCGGCGCCGGCGATCACCGCGCCGTAGATGTGGATCGGGTAGCTCGGGTCGGGCACGAGCACGGTGTCGCCGCGGTCGAGCGTGGCGAGCATCAGGTGGGCCAGGCCTTCCTTCGAGCCGATGGTGACGATGGCCTCGTGGTCGGCATCGATCTCCACGCCGTAGCGGTCGCGGTACCAGTGCGAGATCGCACGGCGCAGGCGCGGGATGCCCTTGCTGGCCGAGTAGCCGTGGGTGTCGGGCCGCTGCGCGACCTCGGCGAGCTTGGCGACGATGTGCGGCGGCGTGGCCCCGTCGGGGTTGCCCATGCTCATGTCGATGATGTCTTCGCCGCGCCGGCGTGCCGCGAGCTTGAGCTCGGCCGTGATGTTGAAGACGTAGGGGGGAAGGCGATCGATGCGCGCGAAGCGGCGCTTGCCTGATGCAGACATGGTGTGACTTTCACGTGAGCGCCCGGAACCGTCCGAGCGACGTGCCCCGCCGTGTGGCGAGGCCCGCGGATATTAGCCTGAAGCTAACGCGCGAGCTGCGCCGTTTTCACGCCGGCGCCACGCACTTCGAAGCGCACGCGCTGGATTTCACGGCCGTCGCGGCCGATGAGCTGCAGCTCGTGGCGGCCCGGCCACGGCGCCCAGCTGACGCGCGCGCCCTCGCCGATCCGCTTGCCATCGAGCACCCAGGTGCCACGCTCGCCTTCGAAGTGGATGCGCTGCGCACGCGGCGGCATGTCGGGGTCGATCGCAAAGAGGCTGCCATCGCGCGGGCTCGTGATGCCGTATCGCTGGCGTGCCTGCATCTGGGCGCTGGGTTGCCAGTGCGCCTGTGTGGTGCCGGCCAGGAAAAGCTCGTCACGCGCCGGCTCCGCGTTGCCGGCGAGCAGCACCCGCTCCTGCACGATGCCCTGGGGCAACGGCGGCCGCTTCGACACACGCCCGTCGTGCAGGTGGCGCACCAGCGCCTGCCAGATCGGCGCGGCACCGCTCACGCCGCTCACCTGGTGCATGGCCTCGCCGCTCGCGTTGCCCACCCACACGCCGACGGTGTAGCGGTCGGTGTAGCCGATGCACCAGTTGTCGCGCATGTCCTTGCTGGTGCCGGTCTTCACCGCGGCAAAGCCGGGGGTGACGAGCGCGCTGTCGAGGCCGAAGGTCTGCGCACGCGCGGCGTTGTCGGCCAGGATGTCGGTGACGAGGTAGGTGGCCGCCGGGTCGGCCACGGCGCGTGTTGCGGTCGGCGCGGCCTGCAAGACGACGGGGGCATGGACACCGCCATTCGCGAGGCTGCGGTACGCGTTGGTCAGCGCCTGCAGCGTCACGTCGGCACCACCGAGTGCCAGCGCGTGGCCATAGAAACCTGCGGACTCCGGCAGGGCGAAGCCGAGCGCATTCAAGCGCGCCAGCACCGCCTCGGGCCCGAGCATTGCGCCCACGCGCACCGCCGGCACGTTGAGGCTGCCGCCAAGCGCGGTGCGCGCGCTGACCCAGCCCTTGAAGCTCTTGTCGTAGTTCTGCGGCAGGTAGAGGCCGCTGCTCGTGGCGATCTGCGCCGGCGAATCGTCGAGCAGGCTCGCGGGCGTGATGAGGCGGCGCTCGAAGGCAAGGCCGTAGAGGAAGGGCTTGAGCGTGGAGCCGGCCTGCCGTCGCGCGACGACGCCATCGACCTGCGCCGCCTCCGACAGCCCGCCGCTGCTGCCCACCCAGGCCAGCACCTCGCCGCTCTTGTTGTCGAGCACCAGCACGGCGCCGTCTTCCACATTGCGGCCACCCAGCTCGGCGAGGTGCCGGCGCAGGGTGGCGACGACGAAGCGCTGCAGGCGGGCGTCGAGCGTGGTGCGCACCACAGGCTGGTTCAGCGTGAGCTGGCGCGCGACGTGCGGCGCCAGTTGCTCGCCCAGCACCATGCCACCGCGCTTGCGGAACGCACCGTGTGCCAGGGCCACCACGCCGGTGCACTCGAGCTTCTGCTGCTGCAGCACGCCACAGGCGCGCCGCGCGGCGGTGTCGGCATCGGCGTTCGGGCTGCGCAGCAGTGCGGCAGCGAGCGCGGCTTCTTGCGCATCGAGGCCGCTTGGGTGCTTGCCGAAAAGCGTCTGCGACAAGGCGGCCACGCCGACCAGCTCGCCGCGGAAGGCCACGCGGTTGAGGTAGGCCTCGAGGATCTCGCTCTTCTTCCAGCGCGCTTCGAGCCGCGACGCGGTGACGGCCTGACCCATCTTCTGCGAGACGCTGCGTCCGCCGGTCGGGCGCGCCAGTTCGTCGTCGAGCAGGCCGGCGAGCTGCATGGTCAGCGTGGACGCGCCACGCGTGCGCGTGTTCCACAGGTTGCCCCAGGCACTCTGCGCCACCGCGCTCCAGTCCACACCGCTGTGCTGGTAGAAGCGCTGGTCTTCGCTGAGCACGATGGCGTGCAGCAGCGCCGGCGAGATGTCGGTGAGCGGCACCCAGGGCAAGCGGCGCACGGTCTTGTCGACGCGCACCGTCTGGATCGGCGTGCCGCTGCGGTCGACGAGCGTCACGTCCGACGGCTTGTGCGCCGCCTTCACCTCGGCAAAGCTCGGCACGGCCTGCGCGGCCCCGGCACTGAGGCCGAGGGCCAGCAGCAGTGCTGCCGCCTTGCCCTGCACGCTCACGGCGCCACCTCCAGCGCCGCGTTGGGCAGCTCGCCGAAACTCTCGGGCGCGTACATCGCCTCCACGCGCGACGGCGGCAGCGAGAACTTGCCGCCGTTGTTGAGCCGCACGGTGTACTCGATCACGTGCTTGCCCTTGGGCAGGTAGTCGAAGTAGCTGCGAAAGGCCTCGAAGCTGCGCTCCTCGAACGCCGGCCAGGCCGTGCCGCTCTGCTTCTCGCCCGAGGTGGCGATGGTCGAGTCGCGGCCCAGGCCCGAGCCGAGCAGCGTGGCGCCACCCGGCACCGGGTCGCTCACCACCACCCAGGTCATGTCGCTTTGCGCCTCGACCTCCAGCCGCACGCGCATCACGTCGCCGCGCGACCACTTGGCCTTGTCCTTCTGCTCGACCGCGCTCACGCTGCGCGTGAGGCTGTAGCCCGCACGCAGCGGCGTCTTCAGCGGAATGGCAGCCAGGCTTTGCACCGTGAGCCAGGGCTTGCCGCTGCCCTGCTGGGCGACGTTGAGCGTGCCGCCCTTGTCGGGCCAGGCGAGCAGCGCGGCGCCGCCCTCCGGCTGGCGTGCCCAGTCGATGCTGGCGGGCTTGCTGCCTTCGACGCTGGCCACCGTGCTGCCAACGATCTTCACCGACTCGAACCGGGCCGAGAACTTGTCGAGCGCGAGCGACCCCCAGAGGTTGGCCGTGGTCGTGAGCCACGCGCCACCGCGCTGGCGGCCCAGGCTGCCGACCACCATGCGCGGCAGGTCGTCTTTCCACCCCGGCTCGTCGAGCACCGCGAGGATGAGCCGTGCCGCGTTGGCATCGGCGCTGTCCATCAGCCACCACCAGAAGTCGCCCTCTTCATTGCTGAAGCGCAGCGTGGTGCCGGCGTAGGTGAGGCGGCCGCGCAGGATCTGTTGCGCCTCTTCCAGGCGCTTGGCCTGATCGGGGATGCCTTTCACGCGCCGCAGGATCTGCAGCCAGTCGATCACCGCGGCAGTGGGCCACTGGTTGGGCGTGAGGTTGATCGAGCCCAGCATCTTCGGCTGCGCGCGGCCGTGGCGCGACAGCGCTTCGATGGCGGCGAGCTTGCGCACGTCGAGGTCGGCGCGCGGCGACCAGAACTTGCGCTCGATGCGTCCTTCGACGAACGCGGTCAGCCCGTCCAGCATCGAGGCCTGCGCCGACGAGGGCAGCTCGAAGCCCGCTTCGTGCGTCGCTGCGATCACGTAGGCGGTGAGGCGGTCGCTGCCACGCGCGCCCTCGTCGGCCCGCGGCGGGAAGTAGCTCGCGAGGCCGTCGCTGTCGAGGTAGGTCGGCAGCGTGTTGGCGACGGTGGCCCACAGCTTCGCGTCCTTCAGGCCCACGGCCTTCGAGGTCTTCTGCTCCAGGCAGATGAAGGGGTAGGTCTCGAAGTAGCGACGGATGCCGGGCAGGGCACCGGTGAGCCTGGGCTGGACCGCGACGTTGAGGCCACCGCGCTTGATGCCGCTCTCGGGCAGGGCATCGGCCGGCGCAGTCACCGGCAGCGTGACCGGCCCGTCGAGCTGCTGCAGCGTTGCCTGCAACACACGCACCGGCACCGCCGGGCTCACGAGCTGGGTGACCTTCACCCGGTCCTTCGCGCGCTCCTGGCCCGCCGCGCCGCCGACTTCATCGGCCGCGGCCTCCCACGCGATGCTCAGCGCTTCGGGCGGCACGGCCACACCCCAGGTCAGCTCCTTGGCAGAGCCGGCGGGAATGGCGACCTCCTGCGGCGCGAGCGCGATCGGCGTGCGCGCGATGTCGTCGCCGACACGCGCCGTGCCCTGCAGCGTCACGCGCACCTTCATCTCGCGCGCGGTGGTGTTGCGCAGCGTCAGCATCGCGCTGAACTGGTCGCCCTCGCGCACCAGCGGCGGCAGGCCGGGCAGCACCTGCAGGTCCTGCGTGACGCGGATGCTCGCGCTGCCGGTGCCGAACTGCTGCACACCCGCGTCGGCGATGGCCACCAGCGAGAAGCTGGTGAGCGAATCGTTGATCGGCACCTCGATCACCGCCTCGCCGTTGCCGTCGAGCACCACGCGGTCCTTCCACAAGAGCAGCGTGTCGAAGAGCTCGCGCGTCGGGTTCTTGCCGCCCCCGCCACCGGCGGCCACGGCTTTGCGGCCGTAATGGCGCCGGCCGATGATCTCGCTCTGGCCGGTGGCCGTCTCCACGCCCCAGGCGCGCTGCTGGATCAGGGCGTGCAGCAGGTCCCACGAGTCGTTGGGCTTCAGCGCCAGCAGGCCTTCGTCGACGGCGGCAAACGCGACCTCGGTGCCGGCCAGCGGCTTGCCGTCCTTCACCACCTTCACCTTCGCCACCGCTTTCTGGCGGATGCTGTACTGCGGCTTGTCGGTCGTGACCGTCACCTGCAGCTTGTGCTCGGCGATGCCCACGTCGAGCGCCGCCACCCCGAGCTTGAACGCCGGCTTCGACAGATCGACCATCGCGGTCGGCGCCTGGTACTCGCGCCCTTCGTACCAGAACGAACGCGCCCAGTGGAGCGGCTCCTTCCAGCCCCAGGTGAAGAACGAGTACCACGGCACGTGGCGGATGCGCCCGCGCAGCGTGAGCACGCTCACGTAGACGTTGGGGCCCCAGGTCTTGTCGATCTTGAGCTCCACCGTCGGGTCGTCGCCGCGCAGGGTGACGACCTGCGTCGCGAGGATGCCTTCGCGCTCCACGCTCACGAGTGCTGTCGCTTCACGGAAGGGCATGCGCACCTGCAGCCTGGCGGTCTCGCCGGGCTGGTAGCTCTTCTTCTCGGGCAGCACGTCGATGCGGTCGTCGTTGTCCTGCGCGAACCAGAGCTCACCCTGCCTGGTGACCCACACGGAGCTTGCGGCCTGCGCGAGGTTGCCGTTGCCGTCCTTCGCCTGCGCGATGAGCTCGACCTGGCCGGCGCTGTCGAGCGCGGCGTCGCAGAGCACGAGGCCGCGGTCGTCGGTGCTGCCGCTGCAGAGCACCCCGAGGTCCCGCGTCTCGGTGCGGTTGTCATACGCGTAGAAGCCCCCCACCATGCGCTTGCGCGTGCTGATCACCTGCGCCAGCCGGCCACGCACCTCGAGCTTCTGGCCCTTGATCGGCTTGCCGGCACTGTCGAGTGCGATCGCCTGGAACAACACCCGCCCGCGGTTGCTGGCCCACGAGCCGGTCTTCACGCCCAGCACCACCGCACTCGGCCAGAGCGGGATGCGGGTGGAGGCCGTCTGCACCTCGCCGTTGGGGTCGTTGAAGGTGAGCTCGGTGACCAGCTCGCTCGGGCGCGTGAGCTGCGGCAGGTCCTTCAGCGTGACGGTGGCCGCACCGTTGCGGTCGGTCGTGAGCGGCAGCTTGTCGGCGACGAGCCGGCCCTGTTCGTTGCGCGGCTCGTCGTCGTCGCGGTTCGTCTCGCGTGGCGGCCCGAAGTTGAATTCGTCGTAGCCCGGCATGCCGGCGCTGCGCTCGCGCAGCAGGGCGGTGAGCCGCGCCGGCGCGTTGCCCATGCCGCCGCCGGAGAAGTAGTTGAGTTGCGCGCTCACGGCCAGCTCCTTCGGCGCGATGGCCACCGCCTTGGGCCCGCTCACGCGCGCATCGACGAGGGGCAGACGGAACTCCTCGACGCGGAAGCTGCCGCTCGCCCAGCGGCGTCGCAGGCCGTCGTCCTTTCCGCTGTCACGCTCGAGCACCACGTCGTAGACCCCGAGCTTGGCGGCAGCCGGAATGTTCCAGGTGGCGCTTGCGCTGCGCGCTCCGTTCCAGCTGAGCGGCTGCACGTATTCCTGGCCGCTGCCCTGGTGGATGATCTTCATGCGCGTGGGCAGCTCGGCTGCCGCCAGCATGGCGAGGCCCGCCGAGGTCTCGCGGCGGATGAAGTGCTTCATCGACACCGTCTCGCCCGCGCGCAGCAGCGTGCGGTCGAACACGGTGTGGGCGCGCAGGTCGGGCTGTGGGTCCAGGCTGGTGGGGTGGCTGAAGCGCCACGACTCCACGCCCTTCTGCCAGTTGCTGAAGACGAAGGCGAGGTCGGTCGTGCCCTGGCCGACGGCCTTGCGCGCGCTCACGAAGAAGCCCGGTTCGCCTTCGCAGTCGAGGCCCCGCAGGTCGAGCGCCTTGTCGACCTTGGCGATGCCCTGCGCATCGGTGCGACCCTTCCACACCGGGTCGCCATGGCACGCGTACACGGCCACGTCGGCGTCGGCCACCGGCTTGCCGCGGTCGAGCGTGGTCACGAAGACGAGGCTGTTCTCGCGGCCGAGCTTGAAGTGCACGCCAAGGTTGGTGACGAGCACGCCGGTGCGCACGTACATCGGCGCCTTCTTGTCGAGCAGCGACTCGCCCAGGCGCTGCGATTCGATCTCGACCACGTGGTAGCCGGGCTCGGGCAAGGGGATGCCCACCACCTCGAACGGGCGCGGCCCGCTGCCCTGCAACTGCGGCAGGTCGAGGCGCTTCACGTCGGCGGCCTGGGCGAGCAGCGAGACCTCGCGCGTCTGCACCGAGCGCATGTGCTTCACCTCGCGCGTGCGGCCCTTGCCGTCGTTCACACGCTCGACCTCGTACCACTGCGCCTTCGGCAACGCAGCCTCTTCGGCCGTGACCGAGCTTTCATGGAAGCGCATGAGCTTGCGGTACCAGGCAAGGATGTCGGCGTCGCTGCGCAAGGTTTTCACCCGCACGGCACCGGCGTCCTTCGAGCGCAGGTCGCCTTGCACGTGGCGCAGCGTGACGGGCAGCATGGCCTCGGCGTCGCGCTCGATCACGCCGAAGGGCGCCGCGGCGAACTTGGCGATGGGCGGCGCTTCGCCGGTGGCCACTTTCAGCGGGAAGCTCGCGGCATTGGCGAGCGTGCGGCCGGCGACGTCTTTCACCTCGCGCGGCAACTCCACCACGAGGCTCGCGGACTCGGGCAAGGGCGACGGGAAGCGCAGCTCGCTCACCTCGGCCGCGGTGTCGTCCTTGTCGAACTGCGGCTTCATCGCCGAGCCCGAGGCCGGCTTCAGGCGCACCGCCTCGGCGGTGGCACGCGGCACGGGCGACGAGAAGCGAAGCGTCATCGGCCGGATCGGCAGGCACGGCGCCTCGGCGCGCTCACGCTCGCAGCTGAACTCGGCCGTGAAGGGCTTGCGCACGCGGAAGCTGTAGCGCTGCTCGGTGCGCGTCACGACCTGCGGGTTGGCCTGCGAGGCGATGCCGACGCCCCACACCAGCCGCACCGGCGTGTCGACTGGCAGCGGGCGCTGGCAGGCGACGAGCAGCCAGCGCGCGGCGTCTTTCGTCAGGCGGCGCGCCTTCAGCACCTCGTCGCGCACGCTGCCGGTGATGATGCGCACCGGCACCCGCTCGCCGATGCCTTCGATCTCGCAGCGCGCGTTGGCGACGACGGTCGACTCGACCGCCGGGCCGGTGAGGCGCAGCAGGAAGTGCTGGTCTTCCTCGATCTCGTTGCCGGCGTACGGCTGCGTCGCGCTGATGGCGGGGCCGCCGGTGCTGAAGCTGAAGTTTCCCGACGCGAAGCTGCCGCTGAGCGGCTTCCATTCGGCGCGTGGCTTCAGCGTGCAGCGTGTGCCGGGCGGCACCTGATCCTGGAAGTCGTACAGCCACACCCGGTCATCGGACCAGCGGCTGGCACCCTTGGGCACCGGGCCCTCGCACGCGAGGCTGAAGGGGTCGGGCTGCCGCAGGTCGCCGAAGGGCACCACGGCTTCGGAGAACTTGATGACGACCTGGCGCACCTGCGCCACTTCGCCTTGCGGGGTGACGCTCGCGACGGTGGCCGCGTGGGCCATGCCGGCACCTGCGACAACGAACAGCGCCACGCCGGCGCGACGGATGGCAGTCTTGAAGCGATGCATGCCTTTTTCTCCAGGCCTCCTTGGAAGGCGGCAAGGATAAGGGCTCGGCGTGGGGATCAGCCTTCGCGCTGGCGGTCTTCGGCTTCGCGGCGGCGCGCCTGCGCCTCGATCTCCTTCAGGCGCGCGTCGATCACCGAGGCTTCGATGAAGTCGGTGCTGCGGCTGCTGCGGGCGAGGCGCTGGCCCGCGCGCAGGCGGTCGACACCGCCCATCAAATCGCCGAGCGCGATGCGCGACTCGGCTTCGGCGCGCAGGGCCCGCAGCGGCTGGTCGAGCTTTTCCCAGGTGCGGCCGAGCTGCGACCAGACGGTGGCGTCATGCGGATGCAGCGAGGCCCAGGTCTGCAGCTCCTCGGCGCTGCGCTGGAGCGCGGCCTTGTCGCGCGGCGTGGCCACCTGCGCGGCGAGCAGCATCACGGCGCGCGATGACGGCTGGCCGTCGGACTTGGCAAAGGGCTGCAGCACCTCGCCGGCACGTTCGGTGTCGCCACGCGCGAGCAGCGATTGGGCCTGCAGCAGGGCCACGTCGCGCTGCGCCCGGGCATCGCCGCGTGCTGCGGCCACGGCGATCGGCAGCGCCGTGTCGGCACGCGACCAGTCGCGCAACAGCGTGGAGGCGAGCGCGCTGGCATACGCGGCCAGCAGGCGCTCGGCGGGCGGCGCACCGGCGGGCGCTTCGAGTGCCTGCCAACGGCGGAGCGCGTCGATGCGCGTGTCCATCATCACCTTGGCGCGGGCCTGCGCCGCCGCGTGGGCCAGCACGCCGACCGGTGCCGCGGCGCTCGAGGCGCCCTGGCGCGCACGCGCTTCGCCGATGCGCTCGGCGTTCAAGGGGTGGGTGCGCAGGTAGGGGAAGCCGCCGCTGTCGTTGAGCCGCGAGTTGTTTTCGAGCTTCTCGAACATCGCGGCCATGCCGCCGGGCGCGTAACCGGCCTGCGTGAGCACGGAGAAGCCGATGCGGTCGGCTTCGCGCTCGGCGTCGCGCGAGAAATTGAGCTGGCCTTGCGCGGCCACGGCCTGGCCGCCGGTGATGAGCGCGTTGGCGCCATCCATGCGCGTGCTGCGGCTGGCCGCGACCATGCCGAGGATCATGGTCACCATGCCGATCATCGACTGGCGCGCGCTGTTGGCCATGCTGCGCGCGATGTGGCGCTGGCTCACGTGGGTGAGCTCGTGCGCGAGCACGGAGGCGAGTTCGTCGCGCGTCGAGGTCATCGCGATCAGGCCCAGGTGCACGCCGACGTAGCCGCCCGGCAGTGCGAAGGCGTTGACGCTGCGGTCGCGCACGAGAAAGGCTTCCCAGGCGAAGCGCTGTTCCAGGTCGGGGCCGATGTCGCCGCGCTGGCGTGCGGCGGCGACGAGCGGGTCCCACAGCGACTGCAGGTACTCGAGCAGCACCGGGTCGTCGAGGTAGTCCGGGTCTCGACGGATGTTGCGCATGATCTGGTCGCCCAGCCGGCGCTCGCTGCCGATGCTCAGGTCGTCGGATGCCGACTCTCCCAGCGCGGGCAGGCGGCTCTGCGCCACCACCACGGTGGGCGCCGCGGGCACGAGCAGGCTCGCGGCACACAGCAGGGCCAGCAGGCGCTGTACGCGCCGCTTCGGGCGATGGGAAGAAGAGATGTTCAGCAAATCAGGCGAGGCCGGCACGGATGGTGTTGGAGCCGGGCAGAACGGGAAGGTTCGACCCCTGCCCGACTATCATGCCAGCGCCACATTGCCCGCTTGTTTCTCGACCATGTCCGCACCTGTGCCTTCCCCCGCTTCACCCCTGACCCACTTCGATGCGCAGGGCCAGGCGCACATGGTCGACGTGTCGGGCAAGGCCGAGACGCACCGCATCGCGCGGGCGAGCGGCGTGATCCGCATGCTGCCGGCGACGCTGGCGCTCATCCAGTCGGGCAGCGCGAAGAAGGGCGACGTGCTGGGCATTGCCCGAGTGGCCGCCATCCAGGCGAGCAAGCGCACGGCCGAGCTGATTCCGCTGTGCCACCCGCTGCCGATCACCAAGGTGGCGGTGGAGTTCGAGGTCGATGCGGGCGCGTCGCTCGTGCGCTGCACGGTGCAGGTCGAGACGCTCGGGCGCACGGGTGTCGAGATGGAGGCACTGACCGCGGTGCAGGTCGGCCTGCTGACCATCTACGACATGTGCAAGGCGGCCGATCGTGGGATGGTGATGGGCGAGATTCGGGTGCTGGAGAAGCACGGTGGCAAGTCGGGCGACTGGGTGGCGCCCGCTTGATCGCGTTCAGCGCAGCTTGAAGTCCTGGTAGGTGAACTTCCGCGTGGCCGGCGTGCACTGGAAGGGCGCCGGCACACCCTCGGGCCGCTTCGCCTCGCACTCCGCGAAGAACTCTGCTGAGTCGGAGTTGCGGAATTCGCGCAAACGGTCGGCGATGTAGCGCGCACGCTCCACGTCGCCCTTCTCCGCGTACGCCTTGGCCCAGGCCATCATCAGTCGGGTGTCGAGCAACAAGTGCGGCGCACGGCGGAAGGCTTTCCACGCCGTCGACGGATGCGTGGCCACGGTCGCGGCGGCGTAGTCGGCGTGGTGGGCAAAGAAGACGCTCTTCTGGCCCTGGGCGATGCGGTGGGAGAGCGGCGTGGGGTCGTCATCATCGACAGCGAAGATCTTGGTCACGCGCGTGTAGTCGACGACAGCGAACGCGGTGCCGGCGATCAGCACCAGAGAGCCGGCGATGAGCGCCGTGCGAAGCCGCGATGAGCCTTGCGGCGCCGCCTCGCTGGCGGCGTCATCGGAGGGCGTCGAATGCCCGAGGCAGATGCCGAGCGCGAAGGCGGTGGGCAACAGGAAGTAGGCGTACCACAACGGGTACTCCAGCATGCTGTGCACGACCATCATCAGCACCATCACGAAGGCCGTGCGGACCATCGTGCCGTGCGGCTGCGGGGTGATGCGACAGGCGACGAACGCCTTCCACAATGCCCATGTGAGCAGGGCCAGCACCAGCGTGCCGAGCGGAATGCCAAGCTCGACCAGCAGATTCAGCGGCAGGTTGTGCGTGTGGTCGAAGAAGGCCACCGGGCGGTTGGGGAAGGGGGTGAGCGACCACGCGAAGTTGAACTCGCCCCAGCCCACACCCAGCCACGGGTTCTGCTTGATCAGCTCGAAGGTGTTGGACCAGATGGCAAAGCGGGAGCTGGAGAGGTCGGATTTGCTGAGTTGCGTGTCACCGATGAAGCCTGCGCCTGCTGCGCGACTCCACTCCGACATCCCGAGCCAGCACAGGCCGTAGATCAAGGGCGCGACAAATAGGAGCACGCGCGTGAACCGTGAAAGT
This genomic interval carries:
- the pbpC gene encoding penicillin-binding protein 1C — encoded protein: MSVQGKAAALLLALGLSAGAAQAVPSFAEVKAAHKPSDVTLVDRSGTPIQTVRVDKTVRRLPWVPLTDISPALLHAIVLSEDQRFYQHSGVDWSAVAQSAWGNLWNTRTRGASTLTMQLAGLLDDELARPTGGRSVSQKMGQAVTASRLEARWKKSEILEAYLNRVAFRGELVGVAALSQTLFGKHPSGLDAQEAALAAALLRSPNADADTAARRACGVLQQQKLECTGVVALAHGAFRKRGGMVLGEQLAPHVARQLTLNQPVVRTTLDARLQRFVVATLRRHLAELGGRNVEDGAVLVLDNKSGEVLAWVGSSGGLSEAAQVDGVVARRQAGSTLKPFLYGLAFERRLITPASLLDDSPAQIATSSGLYLPQNYDKSFKGWVSARTALGGSLNVPAVRVGAMLGPEAVLARLNALGFALPESAGFYGHALALGGADVTLQALTNAYRSLANGGVHAPVVLQAAPTATRAVADPAATYLVTDILADNAARAQTFGLDSALVTPGFAAVKTGTSKDMRDNWCIGYTDRYTVGVWVGNASGEAMHQVSGVSGAAPIWQALVRHLHDGRVSKRPPLPQGIVQERVLLAGNAEPARDELFLAGTTQAHWQPSAQMQARQRYGITSPRDGSLFAIDPDMPPRAQRIHFEGERGTWVLDGKRIGEGARVSWAPWPGRHELQLIGRDGREIQRVRFEVRGAGVKTAQLAR
- the alaC gene encoding alanine transaminase; translated protein: MSASGKRRFARIDRLPPYVFNITAELKLAARRRGEDIIDMSMGNPDGATPPHIVAKLAEVAQRPDTHGYSASKGIPRLRRAISHWYRDRYGVEIDADHEAIVTIGSKEGLAHLMLATLDRGDTVLVPDPSYPIHIYGAVIAGADIRSVPLVPGVDFFAELERAIRGSYPKPKMMVLGFPSNPTAQCVELDFFERVIALAKKHDIFVVHDLAYADIVFDGWKAPSIMQVSGAKDIAVEFFTLSKSYNMAGWRVGFMVGNRELVAALARIKSYHDYGTFTPLQVAAIAALEGDQQCVKDIALQYQKRRDVLVKGLREAGWDVECPKASMYIWAMIPERYRALGSLEFAKLLLEKAKVSVSPGIGFGDHGDDHVRFALIENESRIRQAIRGIKAMLKDGTADVPSVRINRV
- a CDS encoding alpha-2-macroglobulin, whose product is MHRFKTAIRRAGVALFVVAGAGMAHAATVASVTPQGEVAQVRQVVIKFSEAVVPFGDLRQPDPFSLACEGPVPKGASRWSDDRVWLYDFQDQVPPGTRCTLKPRAEWKPLSGSFASGNFSFSTGGPAISATQPYAGNEIEEDQHFLLRLTGPAVESTVVANARCEIEGIGERVPVRIITGSVRDEVLKARRLTKDAARWLLVACQRPLPVDTPVRLVWGVGIASQANPQVVTRTEQRYSFRVRKPFTAEFSCERERAEAPCLPIRPMTLRFSSPVPRATAEAVRLKPASGSAMKPQFDKDDTAAEVSELRFPSPLPESASLVVELPREVKDVAGRTLANAASFPLKVATGEAPPIAKFAAAPFGVIERDAEAMLPVTLRHVQGDLRSKDAGAVRVKTLRSDADILAWYRKLMRFHESSVTAEEAALPKAQWYEVERVNDGKGRTREVKHMRSVQTREVSLLAQAADVKRLDLPQLQGSGPRPFEVVGIPLPEPGYHVVEIESQRLGESLLDKKAPMYVRTGVLVTNLGVHFKLGRENSLVFVTTLDRGKPVADADVAVYACHGDPVWKGRTDAQGIAKVDKALDLRGLDCEGEPGFFVSARKAVGQGTTDLAFVFSNWQKGVESWRFSHPTSLDPQPDLRAHTVFDRTLLRAGETVSMKHFIRRETSAGLAMLAAAELPTRMKIIHQGSGQEYVQPLSWNGARSASATWNIPAAAKLGVYDVVLERDSGKDDGLRRRWASGSFRVEEFRLPLVDARVSGPKAVAIAPKELAVSAQLNYFSGGGMGNAPARLTALLRERSAGMPGYDEFNFGPPRETNRDDDEPRNEQGRLVADKLPLTTDRNGAATVTLKDLPQLTRPSELVTELTFNDPNGEVQTASTRIPLWPSAVVLGVKTGSWASNRGRVLFQAIALDSAGKPIKGQKLEVRGRLAQVISTRKRMVGGFYAYDNRTETRDLGVLCSGSTDDRGLVLCDAALDSAGQVELIAQAKDGNGNLAQAASSVWVTRQGELWFAQDNDDRIDVLPEKKSYQPGETARLQVRMPFREATALVSVEREGILATQVVTLRGDDPTVELKIDKTWGPNVYVSVLTLRGRIRHVPWYSFFTWGWKEPLHWARSFWYEGREYQAPTAMVDLSKPAFKLGVAALDVGIAEHKLQVTVTTDKPQYSIRQKAVAKVKVVKDGKPLAGTEVAFAAVDEGLLALKPNDSWDLLHALIQQRAWGVETATGQSEIIGRRHYGRKAVAAGGGGGKNPTRELFDTLLLWKDRVVLDGNGEAVIEVPINDSLTSFSLVAIADAGVQQFGTGSASIRVTQDLQVLPGLPPLVREGDQFSAMLTLRNTTAREMKVRVTLQGTARVGDDIARTPIALAPQEVAIPAGSAKELTWGVAVPPEALSIAWEAAADEVGGAAGQERAKDRVKVTQLVSPAVPVRVLQATLQQLDGPVTLPVTAPADALPESGIKRGGLNVAVQPRLTGALPGIRRYFETYPFICLEQKTSKAVGLKDAKLWATVANTLPTYLDSDGLASYFPPRADEGARGSDRLTAYVIAATHEAGFELPSSAQASMLDGLTAFVEGRIERKFWSPRADLDVRKLAAIEALSRHGRAQPKMLGSINLTPNQWPTAAVIDWLQILRRVKGIPDQAKRLEEAQQILRGRLTYAGTTLRFSNEEGDFWWWLMDSADANAARLILAVLDEPGWKDDLPRMVVGSLGRQRGGAWLTTTANLWGSLALDKFSARFESVKIVGSTVASVEGSKPASIDWARQPEGGAALLAWPDKGGTLNVAQQGSGKPWLTVQSLAAIPLKTPLRAGYSLTRSVSAVEQKDKAKWSRGDVMRVRLEVEAQSDMTWVVVSDPVPGGATLLGSGLGRDSTIATSGEKQSGTAWPAFEERSFEAFRSYFDYLPKGKHVIEYTVRLNNGGKFSLPPSRVEAMYAPESFGELPNAALEVAP